Part of the Companilactobacillus zhachilii genome is shown below.
TCCATCCATCCAGTCATAATATCCTAAATCGCTTGGCAATGTTTCCGTAAAGTAAACAATTGGAACATGATTTTTCTTAGCTAAACTTGTCATCTTCGTAATAATACCGCTAGTTACTTGTTTATTAACAACTAAGAAACTCACGCGATGATTCCTCAAACCATTTTCCATATCTTTAATATCCTCAATTGAAGGGTCCGTATCATCTTCAATCGATTTGGCGAAATGTGGATTAGCAATCGTGACACCAAGATCTTTTAGTAGATAGTAAGGCAAAGGTTCTGTGACATAAGCTTTCTTGCCATTAGTGTATTGCTTTAAAGCTTGTTCTCTTTGGATTAAACTATCTAACTTTAAATCATATTTCTTAAAATTAGCTTGATAATAAGTTTTATTTTTAGAATCAACTTTTGCCATGTGTTGGTAAACCGCATAACTCAATTTCTGAACATTATGCACACCAAACCAAACATGCTCATTGGCACCATCTTTTTTATCAAGCACACTTCCAGCAAAATCAATTAAATTTTTATCCTGACTATTAGCCGTTACAATCTTATTGACCCAATCATCATATCCCAGACCACTAGAAACAATTAAACGTGAATCAGCAATCAACTTAGCATCATTACTAGAAGGTGAAAAACTGTGCGGATCAACATTAACCGATTTAATGATTGATTCCACTTTGTATTTATCACCGACAACACTTTTGATTGGTTCAATGTAAGTGTTGACCGTGGTTGTAATAATCTTTTGAGACGTAGACCGCTTAGCACATCCCCCGATGACCAGTAGCAGCGAAAACAAAACCACTAAGAAAACTTTTCTCTTTCGCATTTATAATCCTCTATTTTTACTTTTTAAAGTATAGAAATTTGAAATCATATTACCTTTATTAAAAAAAATAAATCTAACATATCTTGCTTAGTAAAAGTAATATAACTTCAATAAAAACACATATATGTATTCTATACCCATTTGATTGTTATGACTTTCAAACTAAATTTCCATGGAATAAATATAAATTTTATAAATCCAAAACTCAGTTAGTTTCAGTTCATTGTCTTCAACGAATACCCTAGCCTGCGGGTGATAGCGAGTTAGTCAGCAGTGAAAGTGGTGTTAGGACGGCCGCTTTTGCCGTTCTTACACCACTGGACGTGTTTTGAAACTTGAGCGATTTTCTCAAGGTTCAAAACCGAGTCTGGAGACCTTGGCTCCAGACGGTCCCACAGCAGACTAACTCGCTATCACCCGCAGGCGGCATACTTATACAACCAAAATAGAGGCCAGAACAAAACCTAAGTTTTGTACCGACCTCTTAAAAATATAACTAATTATTATTGCAAAGGCAAGTTACACCTTATTACCAAATTTGGAAATACTGTCCATTTGCAGGAACTAGATAGCTTCCAACTGGTGAATCAGAATTTTTACTGTAGATATTAATTTGATATCCAGTAACGTTATCCCAGGTAACTTTTCCATTAGCAACATATTGTGTCGTTGTCTTGTCATAGGTTGAACCTAGTTGATTAGCTAAGTACTCAACCGCTTGATCTGAAGTCGTTAAATTGACTTGAGATTGTTGCGTTTGACCTTGTGATGATTGATCACCATTAGTTGTATTATTGTTATTTGTATTATTAGCGTTGTTATTGCCATTTGATTGGCTATCATTATTCGAATCACTTTGATTATTATTAGCCTGAGCATCGTCAGAAGTTTTGTCTGTTGTATCATCTTCTGCACTCTTGGTGCTGGCCTTAGGCGTTGTTGTCTTCTTTTCCTTAGTAGGAGCTTTCTTGGTACTACTACTTGTGTCAGAACTTGAAGCTGACTGTGTACTTGCCGATTGTGATGAGCAACCTGCCAATAAAATACCTGACAAGACAACTGTGAAGATAGATAATTTCTTAAACATGCGCGAAGTACCTCCTTATACACTCAGTATTATATCGGAAGTAGGTTTATTCTCGCAATGTTTCGCATGAAACATTAATAAATCTTAGTAAAATCGATTTTTTCACCACGACGAATCTTTTTGGCAAACTCAATCGATTTGTCGACGATGATTCCTTGACCATCAATAACATTATATGGATGATCAGGCGCTTTTTCTTGAGCAAGCGATAATTCGGTACAGCCCAAAACAATTACATCGCAATCAAATTTATCATGCATTGTTTGCAAAATATCATAATATTTGTTGGCATCGACTTTACCTTTAATTTTGATATCATCGTAAATCAAACTTTCAACTTGGTCTTGGACAGCTTGATCACCCAAACTATATTCAAAACCAGCGTCTTTGATTTCATTCTCATAAATATGATCCGCAATCGTACCCTTTGTTGCAATCAAACCAATTCGCTTAGCCTTTGGGTACTTCTTTTTCATCACACTGATAGCCATGTGTGGCATGTGAATCAAAGGTATATCGGTTGCTGCTTGCAATTCTTTATAGTAATAATGAGCTGTATTGCAAATTAACACCATGAATTCAGGTTTGAGCAAACTTTGTTGCTTAATATCTTCAACTAGTGGAGGCAAAAAGCTGGGTTTGCTGTGATCTAAGATATGAGCTGTTCGATCAGGAACAGTTGAATGATTAACTAAAATATAATCTAAATAATCTTGGTCCTTTTCAGTCGGTGTTCGTTCGTTTAACAAATGAACGTAACTTTCGGTGGCTAAACTGCCCATACCACCCAACACTGTAAAGAATTTCTTCATAACTTTTAACCCTCAATATCCTTTAGAATTTTCTTGGCGACAACGGGATCACTTGGATATGGTACATCTTCACCCTTTGTCTTTTGATAAGCATCGTTTCCTTTAGCGGCCAAAACAACGATATCATCGCCGTGACTTGACTTAATCATTTCACGAATGGCTTCTTGACGGTCAAGAACGGTTTTTACATCAACCTTAGTATGGTCGATTTTTTCATCAATTTGCTTACAAATATCAGCCGGATCTTCAAATCCAGGATCATCTGTAGTCAAAATAGCTTGATCAGCTTGTTCAGTCAAGACTCGAGCAAAGCCTTCACGTCTAGAAACTCCTTTATCACCAGGACTTCCTACAACGACTTTCACCTTTGATTCAGGGTATTCACGTTTTAGAAAGCTTAATAAAGCATTCATACTAGCATAATTGTGGGCATAGTCAACAAAAATTGTTCCGTGAGATTTGGTGTTAATGTGTTCCATTCTCCCCGGGACAAACGCTGATTTTAAACTATCAGCAATCACCTCGTTTTTGACACCCATCTTCTTGGCCGCAATAATTGCCGCCCCAGCATTCAATTCATTGAAATCACCGACTAGACCTAATTGATAAGTATATTCACTGTGGTCTTGTAAATCTTCAGCCTTGTCGCTTTCAGCTGTGAAAGTAAAGACTGAATCATTTAAATTGGATTCCTTATTACGGATACTAAAGTCAGTATCACCAACTTCATTTTTAGCAAAACGGTAAATATCTTTGTCATCACTAGTCTCTTTGGCAGCAGCGTAAACTGTGTCATAGTCATTTGTTTGACGATTAATGATCTTTACTTTGGAGTTGATCATCAATTGCTTCTTGCAGTTGAGATAATCAGCATATGTAGGATGTTCATTAGGTCCAATATGATCTGGAGTAATGTTCAAGAAGCCACCAATATCAAACTTCAAACCGTAAACACGGTTCTTCTTATAAGCTTGAGAAGATACTTCCATAACTAAATATTTGATGCCGTTATCAACGCAAGTTCTCATATCGTGGAACAATTCCATTGATTCAGGAGTTGTTAAATCAGACTTAAATTCGTCTTCAGGCTTTGGACCAACAATACGATCAACGGTTGAAAAGAGTCCGACTTGCTTTGGATAGGCATGTTTCAAAATATCATACAAGAAGTATGAAGTCGTTGTCTTACCTTTGGTACCTGTGAAAGCAACGATAAATAAATCATTTTGCGGATTGCCATAAAACTCTGAACTCAATAATGCCAAAGCTTTGGAAGCATCCTTAACAATTAAACGGTCAATATCTTGACTATATTCTTTCTCTGAAACATAGATTTTAGCATGATTCTTAATGGCTTGATCTAAATACTCGGCTTTAAATCTATTACCTTTGCAGAAGAAGATTCCGTTGGTTTGATCTTCTTTAGAGTTGTAACTAATGTTAGTTACTTCTAGGTTTTCATCAGTTACTGAACTTGAAACCAATAAGTCGTGTTTCTTCAAAATCTCTAAAGCATTCTTAATTTTTAAACTCATTCTCTACACACTCCTAAAATAGATGTTTAAAAAATTCTATGATTTGATCCCACCAAGATTTCTGGTTTGTCTTCTTATGAACTACTTTTTTAACATCTGCCTTTTTAAACGGAAGATAACCACCATCAGTGTTAGCAGCAATTAATTTCACCGTTTGTTTTTTATGAATTGCAGTAAAACCTAAGTCGTTACTGCTTACATTATAACGTAAATTTTCGACATGATAATTTTTTGGTAACCAAGTATAAACAGGTTCATAAGTTTTATACTTTTTATGCTTAATCGTAACTGTAGCATCTTTTTGTAAAATCTCTTTGCGTTCATAGTTATCCACCAAATAATGGACTAATTTTTGGGTACTGCGGAAACGTTTATCACGGTCTTCTTTTTCACCTTGAGCGTTCAGAACGACGGTCACTATGCGAGTATCATTCAATGGCAACGTTCCAACAAAGGACTCTCCTGCCGCATCAGTCGTACCAGTCTTCAAACCATCAAACTCGTAACCTTCCTGATAATCACGATTACCTTTAAGCAATAAATTCAACGAATCATAAGTCTTAACTTCATTATCAACTGGAAAACTAAATTTAGCCTTAGATGTCGTTTGAACGATTTCAGGATATTCATCCAAAACGTGTTTTACAATGACACCAATATCATTGGCTGACAATTTATTTTCGTTTTCTTTAGTACCCAAATACATATCAGGTTCCAAATCTGAGTTATTTAAGCCGGACACATTGAATAATTGAGCATTCTTAATGCCCCAATCTTTGACGGTTTTGCGCATCAACTTAACAAAATCACCTTGATTACCAGCAACCTTGTCAGCCAACATCATGGCAGCTGAATTGGAAGATACAATCCAAGCGGCGTTATATAAATCTCTGACACTATACGACTTATCAGCATCTAAACGGACATTAGTCAATTCGTTTCGTTGCGTCATATCGGCTTGAGCTTTCGTTGGTGTCAGCATATCTTTCTCGGAAAATTTACCTTCTTTGATAGCTTTAGTAACCAAATACAAAGTAATAATTTTCGTAATTGAACCGATAGCCAGTTTTTCGTCAGCGTTTTTAGAATAGACGACTTGCCCAGTATGTTCATCGAAAACCATCCCCGCACTAGCATTTAGTTCCAAAGTTACATTGGCCGTTTCCTCAGCGTGAACCGTTGATGCAAAAATTGGTAACGTCAAGATAACGACTGACATTACCAACATTAATTTCTTAACGAAATTTTTCATTTTTAAACCTCACAAATCAATCTTGAAATTAAGAAATTGGAAAATGGCTGATAAATGATGTTCGTTCATCATCTGAAGTTACAGCGATTGTTCCTCCATGCAACTGCACCATACTTTGGGCAATTGCAAGTCCTAAACCTGTTCCCCCAGTTTTCTTAGAGCGAGAATCTTCCACACGATAAAAGCGATCAAAAACGTGCTTTAAAGAATCTTCGGGAATAGGTTTACCATTATTGGCCACCGTTACGACGACCTCTTTTTCTTTTTGTTCTGCCGTTAACCAGATATGAGTGGCGCCTTTTCCGTATTTCAAGGCATTCATGATCAAATTATTGAAGACACGACCAAGTTTTTCGGTATCACCTTTCATCAAAATCTTGTTTGGTGTTGAGTTGACGATAATTTCCATACCGCGTTTATTAGCTTCCAACTCAAAATCAGCCGACAATTGATCAAGCATTTGAGCCATATCAAACTTAGTCATATTTAACCGACTTGTTGCATGTTGAACATTGGCATATTCGAAGAGCGAATTAACCAAATTTTGCATTTCTTGTGACTTTTTATAAGCGATATGAGTATATTTTAAAATTTGTCCCAAGTCACTATAATTTTTACTCTCAATCAAACCCAAATAACCAATGACTGATGTCAAAGGAGTTCTAATATCATGACTGACATTACTGATCAGCTCATCTTTACTCTTCTCAGACTGCTTTTGTTCCTCAGCCCGACGATTCATATTAGAAATCAACAAATTAAAACTATCAACAATACTTTGTAAATTATGGTTAACTTTGATATTCACTTCTTTAGTGAGATTATCAGCTGCTGTTTTTTGGAGGACTTGCTTAATTTGATTCAATTCCAAATTGTGGTAGGTACTGATCACAATCAAGTACGTCAAAAAAATTTCCAACGCTAAAACAACGACAATTACCCACAATTTATTTGCCATCAAGGTTTGCCAATTGGTTTGTAAATTAGCTATCAAATTATTTTGACCAAGACTACTAATTAAAATTACGTTTATTATCTGAAATAAAAGAAAGGTGCCTATTCCTTCAACAAGGAGGACACCTTTTTCTCCTACACTCAGTTTGATTCTTTTGTTCAAAATCAAACCTCCACTTTGTAGCCGACGCCCCAAACGGTTTCAATAACTTTCTCACCGTTAGTAGCTTCTTCTAGTTTATCTCGTAAATGACTCACGTGTACCATTACTGTTTTAGCCGAGACGACACTCTCTTGTTTCCAAACACGTTCAAAGATTTCATCAGCTGAAAAGACACGATTAGGATGACTTGCAAGTAAATAAAGGACCCCAAATTCCAAAGCCGTCAACTGTACCTTTTGTCCAGAATCAGTCACAACTTCGTGGGAATCTTTGTAAATCGTAATTGGCCCAACTTCTAATTTGTCGGGCACATTTTTGGCTGTTTGTTGGGTACTACGGCGCAAAAGTGAACGAATTCGGGCCATGATCTCCAACGGATTGAATGGCTTAGTAACGTAATCATCTGCACCCGTAATAAGGCCTTGAATTTTGTCCATATCAGTCGTTTTAGCAGATACAATAATAATTGGTATTTGCGATTCTTTCCGAACTCTTTTAACGACTTCGATACCGTCAATACCAGGCATCATAATGTCCAATACCATCAGCGCTATATCGCTATGAGCAGACAATTGGTCTAGTGCTTCTTGACCCGAATTGGCTGACAATGGTTCATAGCCTTCGTTTTTAATATAAATACTGAGTAATTCTACGATTTCTTTATCATCATCGACAACTAAGATTTTCATTTAAATAAACCTCACAAGCGAACATATATTTACAAGTCTACAACTAGTTAGTATTATACAATAAGATGTTACTAGATTACTAATCGGGTCGTTGGATAAGGTCATGCCGCCGGAGGGGGCCAATGATGAAGTCTGCTGTGGGACCGGCCCGAGCCAAGGTCTCGGACCTCGATTTTGAGCTTCGCAAAGTACGCGAATCTCAAAATACGTCCTGTGGTGTAAGAGCTAAAGCTCTAACACCACTGTCACTGCTGACTTCATCATTGGCCCCCTCCAGCTAGGTTATTATTTAATTGAAATGTATTTCCCCTTTTTATAAGATTTAGTAATTACAAAAAGATTTAAAAAATATGCGTGGTACTAGTTAGTCCTTTGACTATTAATTCAAAACAAAGAATAAACTAGCCGGAAAGAGCAATAAATTTTGGTCGCTGTGCAGGTGGAGTTAGCGCTTTAGCGCTTACTCCACGGGACGACTTTTGAAACTCGCGGTTTTTGCGAGGTTCAAAAGCGAGATTCGAGACCGCTCTTTGGCTAGAATCGGTCCCCATAGCGACCAAAATTTCTTGCTCTTGGAGGCGGCCTAGTACTAACCATTAAAAATTTAAACAATGAAAGAGAGCCACCATGGAATTTTTGAAGAAAAGAATGAAATTTATTTTGATTATCGTTTTCTCCATAGCAGTCATTGCTTTTGTACAATATGAAATGCACTTTGACCATAATATTTCGCTGAAAAAAGTCGGTTTTCTGATGACTATTTTGCAAGCTGCGGCTGGTGGCTATGGATTATACGGACTAGTGCAATTTTTTAGAGTTAAATAAATTCTATTCAGGTTGAGGATGAGAGTATGGATGAATATTTGGCAACATTAACTGATTCAGATGATAAAATTTTAGCAAAAAAGATGCACCAGATTATTTCTGAAGTTTTGCCGGATGCAGAAGTTCGTTTATCTTATGGCTTGGTTGGTTATTATCAGCCTAAACAGATTTGTTTCTTTGGTATTAATAAACAACATATCGGTTTTTATCCAACCGATAAACCGATTAAGCATTTTGAAAAGGAAATTTCTCCTTATTTGAGTGGGAAAACTACACTTAGGTTTCCTAAAAGTGAAGCAGCTATTCCGGTGGATTTGATTCAGGAGATTGCTGTTTGGAATTTGAATAATTGATTATTTGGGTATTAAAAAAAGTCTTTCTTCTCAATTTTTTTGAGAAGAAAGACTTTTTGTTTATATATTCAGTGGCTCTAAAACGAGCTACACAGGCCAATTTCTTCCGCTTTTCATAGAACTGTAAACTGCCCGCAAAAACCGGTGTGCAATTTACAGTTCTACGAAAATGCTCGGAAATTCCCGGGCCTGCTCCGCTCTCTGATATTTAAACGAGCTACGGCAGGGCAACTCCTTCCGCTTTGCCTAACTTCCCAAATCATCCGCAAAAAACGCGGATAATTCGTGAAGTCATGCAAATGCTCGGGAGCTGAACGCCCTGCCTTCGCTCTCTTGTTCTTAAACGAGCTGCGGACGACAGATTCCTGTGCATTTCTACGCTTCCCAAATCATCCGCAAAGTTCGCGGATAATTCGTGAAGCTAGGAAATTGCTCGGAATCTAACCGGTCGTCCTCCGCTCTCTTTTTTAAAAGAAAGAACGTTCCTTATATCCTGTCATTGAACGGAACAAGAATCTTCCACCGAAGGCAACTGCTGCTGCTATGAAGTAGCCGATTGCGTTTAGTGGTGGGTTGATTGATGTTGGTACGGCTGTCATGGCTGCTAGGAAGACGAACATGAAGACTAGTCCGACTACTAAATAACCGATGGTTATTCCCCAGCCTGGTCGTTCGGACTTAGGTTTCTTCATTTGGTTATTGAACCATGATAATAATGCACCCCACATTGCTGACAAGACGATCAATGTAATGATACCTGTCTGGCTGTTAGGATCATTCTTAGCAGCGCCTTTGCTTGTTAAAGCAACGATTCCGTATAACAATCCAAACAATGAAAAGAACAATAGTGAAGTATCAAGCCATGAAGCCCAGAATGGTGTCTTCTTTGGCTTTTTCACTGGATGTGTAATATCCTGAGCTCTTTGTGTCACGGGTCCATAAAGTTGGTTAGCTGGAATCCCTTTGATTTGGTTTTCGATAATTTCGGGAAGAAGTTTGTCAATTTCGGTCTTGGCTTCATCTTCTTTAAATCCATCGTCCATCAAATACTTATTAAGTTTAAAAATGTATTCGGCATTTTTATTACTTAATTTTTTGCGTAAATCATCAGCATCTGCACTGTAGATTTCGCTTTTGATTTCTTCTTTTTTTTCATTCTTAGCTGAAGCAACTTTTTGTTTTTCAGCAGCTTGCTTATTCTTTTCTCTTAAATCCTCAGACATATTACTCCCCCTGGTTTAGACGTTGAAGCGGAATTCGATAATGTCACCGTCTTGAACTTCGTAATCCTTACCTTCAACTCGTAATTTACCGGCTTCTTTGACGGCTTTTTCACTACCTAATTCATCTAGATCACTATATGCCATAACTTCAGCACGGATAAATCCACGCTCGAAGTCAGAGTGAATGATACCAGCAACTTGTGGTGCTTTCATGCCTTCGTGGAATGTCCAGGCACGTGTTTCCTTACCACCAGCTGTAAAGAATGTTCTAAGGCCTAATAGTTTGTAACTAGCTTTAATTAATTTATCAAGACCTGATTCAGTTACACCTTCAGCTTCAAGGAATTCTTTTCTTTCATCGTCATCTAATTCAGCAATTTCTTCTTCAGTTTTTGCGGAAACACCGATTACTTGAGCATTTTCTTTCTTAGCGTAATCTTCAATAACTTTGTAATACTTCGAAGCTTCAGGATCAGCCATATCATCTTCAGCGATATTAGCAACATACAAGACTGGTTTTGATGTTAACAAGAACAAACCTTTAACAATTTTTGCTTCATCTTCATCAAAGTCGATTGAACGAACTGAACCGCCTTCTTCAAGGACTGGCTTAATCTTTTCTAGAACTTTGAATTCAGCTTGGGCTTCTTTATCTTTTGCACTCTTAGCAGCTTTTTCAACACGTGTATAACGTTTATTAACACTATCAAGGTCAGCTAGACCAAGTTCCAAATTGATAGTTTCGATATCATCTAATGGATCAACTTTACCGGTCACACTAGTAATATCGTCATCATCAAATGCACGAA
Proteins encoded:
- a CDS encoding UDP-N-acetylmuramoyl-L-alanyl-D-glutamate--2,6-diaminopimelate ligase: MSLKIKNALEILKKHDLLVSSSVTDENLEVTNISYNSKEDQTNGIFFCKGNRFKAEYLDQAIKNHAKIYVSEKEYSQDIDRLIVKDASKALALLSSEFYGNPQNDLFIVAFTGTKGKTTTSYFLYDILKHAYPKQVGLFSTVDRIVGPKPEDEFKSDLTTPESMELFHDMRTCVDNGIKYLVMEVSSQAYKKNRVYGLKFDIGGFLNITPDHIGPNEHPTYADYLNCKKQLMINSKVKIINRQTNDYDTVYAAAKETSDDKDIYRFAKNEVGDTDFSIRNKESNLNDSVFTFTAESDKAEDLQDHSEYTYQLGLVGDFNELNAGAAIIAAKKMGVKNEVIADSLKSAFVPGRMEHINTKSHGTIFVDYAHNYASMNALLSFLKREYPESKVKVVVGSPGDKGVSRREGFARVLTEQADQAILTTDDPGFEDPADICKQIDEKIDHTKVDVKTVLDRQEAIREMIKSSHGDDIVVLAAKGNDAYQKTKGEDVPYPSDPVVAKKILKDIEG
- a CDS encoding sensor histidine kinase translates to MNKRIKLSVGEKGVLLVEGIGTFLLFQIINVILISSLGQNNLIANLQTNWQTLMANKLWVIVVVLALEIFLTYLIVISTYHNLELNQIKQVLQKTAADNLTKEVNIKVNHNLQSIVDSFNLLISNMNRRAEEQKQSEKSKDELISNVSHDIRTPLTSVIGYLGLIESKNYSDLGQILKYTHIAYKKSQEMQNLVNSLFEYANVQHATSRLNMTKFDMAQMLDQLSADFELEANKRGMEIIVNSTPNKILMKGDTEKLGRVFNNLIMNALKYGKGATHIWLTAEQKEKEVVVTVANNGKPIPEDSLKHVFDRFYRVEDSRSKKTGGTGLGLAIAQSMVQLHGGTIAVTSDDERTSFISHFPIS
- a CDS encoding aspartate/glutamate racemase family protein, with amino-acid sequence MKKFFTVLGGMGSLATESYVHLLNERTPTEKDQDYLDYILVNHSTVPDRTAHILDHSKPSFLPPLVEDIKQQSLLKPEFMVLICNTAHYYYKELQAATDIPLIHMPHMAISVMKKKYPKAKRIGLIATKGTIADHIYENEIKDAGFEYSLGDQAVQDQVESLIYDDIKIKGKVDANKYYDILQTMHDKFDCDVIVLGCTELSLAQEKAPDHPYNVIDGQGIIVDKSIEFAKKIRRGEKIDFTKIY
- a CDS encoding D-alanyl-D-alanine carboxypeptidase family protein; amino-acid sequence: MKNFVKKLMLVMSVVILTLPIFASTVHAEETANVTLELNASAGMVFDEHTGQVVYSKNADEKLAIGSITKIITLYLVTKAIKEGKFSEKDMLTPTKAQADMTQRNELTNVRLDADKSYSVRDLYNAAWIVSSNSAAMMLADKVAGNQGDFVKLMRKTVKDWGIKNAQLFNVSGLNNSDLEPDMYLGTKENENKLSANDIGVIVKHVLDEYPEIVQTTSKAKFSFPVDNEVKTYDSLNLLLKGNRDYQEGYEFDGLKTGTTDAAGESFVGTLPLNDTRIVTVVLNAQGEKEDRDKRFRSTQKLVHYLVDNYERKEILQKDATVTIKHKKYKTYEPVYTWLPKNYHVENLRYNVSSNDLGFTAIHKKQTVKLIAANTDGGYLPFKKADVKKVVHKKTNQKSWWDQIIEFFKHLF
- a CDS encoding metal ABC transporter solute-binding protein, Zn/Mn family, which produces MRKRKVFLVVLFSLLLVIGGCAKRSTSQKIITTTVNTYIEPIKSVVGDKYKVESIIKSVNVDPHSFSPSSNDAKLIADSRLIVSSGLGYDDWVNKIVTANSQDKNLIDFAGSVLDKKDGANEHVWFGVHNVQKLSYAVYQHMAKVDSKNKTYYQANFKKYDLKLDSLIQREQALKQYTNGKKAYVTEPLPYYLLKDLGVTIANPHFAKSIEDDTDPSIEDIKDMENGLRNHRVSFLVVNKQVTSGIITKMTSLAKKNHVPIVYFTETLPSDLGYYDWMDGNIIQIERIVKK
- a CDS encoding response regulator transcription factor, giving the protein MKILVVDDDKEIVELLSIYIKNEGYEPLSANSGQEALDQLSAHSDIALMVLDIMMPGIDGIEVVKRVRKESQIPIIIVSAKTTDMDKIQGLITGADDYVTKPFNPLEIMARIRSLLRRSTQQTAKNVPDKLEVGPITIYKDSHEVVTDSGQKVQLTALEFGVLYLLASHPNRVFSADEIFERVWKQESVVSAKTVMVHVSHLRDKLEEATNGEKVIETVWGVGYKVEV
- a CDS encoding DUF1129 family protein; amino-acid sequence: MSEDLREKNKQAAEKQKVASAKNEKKEEIKSEIYSADADDLRKKLSNKNAEYIFKLNKYLMDDGFKEDEAKTEIDKLLPEIIENQIKGIPANQLYGPVTQRAQDITHPVKKPKKTPFWASWLDTSLLFFSLFGLLYGIVALTSKGAAKNDPNSQTGIITLIVLSAMWGALLSWFNNQMKKPKSERPGWGITIGYLVVGLVFMFVFLAAMTAVPTSINPPLNAIGYFIAAAVAFGGRFLFRSMTGYKERSFF
- the ychF gene encoding redox-regulated ATPase YchF, with product MALTAGIVGLPNVGKSTLFNAITKAGAEMANYPFATIDPNVGMVEVPDARLARIDSLIPAKKLIHTTFEFTDIAGIVKGASKGEGLGNKFLENIRQVDAIVHVVRAFDDDDITSVTGKVDPLDDIETINLELGLADLDSVNKRYTRVEKAAKSAKDKEAQAEFKVLEKIKPVLEEGGSVRSIDFDEDEAKIVKGLFLLTSKPVLYVANIAEDDMADPEASKYYKVIEDYAKKENAQVIGVSAKTEEEIAELDDDERKEFLEAEGVTESGLDKLIKASYKLLGLRTFFTAGGKETRAWTFHEGMKAPQVAGIIHSDFERGFIRAEVMAYSDLDELGSEKAVKEAGKLRVEGKDYEVQDGDIIEFRFNV
- a CDS encoding iron chaperone encodes the protein MDEYLATLTDSDDKILAKKMHQIISEVLPDAEVRLSYGLVGYYQPKQICFFGINKQHIGFYPTDKPIKHFEKEISPYLSGKTTLRFPKSEAAIPVDLIQEIAVWNLNN